In the Bdellovibrionales bacterium genome, TTGATTTGAAACGCGAATCCCAGTCTTTGGCACGCACAGTTTCATTCAAGCTTCCCGAATAAAACGGCGAGAGTGGCACATCGATGGTCAGATGCATGTGCAAGTCCACCGCGGCAAAGCTTGCGGCGCCGGAAAGGCTCAATAAACTGAAAAACAAAAGATTTCGTAACATGCCACAAATATAGATTTAATCGTTGAAGGTGGCAATAGCTATGATGATGTCCGAAAATGGCTAGTAAAAGACCGAAAAAGCGCTATAGTCGGGCCATGGCAAAAGAGGACATCTACTATAAAGCAATGCTCGCCCGAGACCATCGATTCGATGGCAAGTTCTTCATCGGTGTGAAGACGACAGGGATCTATTGCCGGCCGATTTGCCCGGCAAAGCCAAAGCGCGAAAACGTGGAGTTCTTTGCTAATCATCTTGCGGCCGAAAAGGCGGGCTATCGCCCTTGTTTGCGCTGCCGTCCCGAGAGTGCGCCGCAGTCGCCGGCCTGGATCGGGACATCGGCGGTGGTTCAGCGCGCAGTGAAGGTTCTGCACACCGAGCAAGCGGTGAACTTTGACGAAGATGCGTTTGCGGGACTTTTCGGCGTGAGTGCTCGTCATCTGCGAAGACTTTTCGTCGATGAGATCGGCAAAACTCCGAAGCAGCTGGCGTTTGAAAACCGCCTGAATCTGGCACGCAAACTTTTAGTAGAAACATCGTTGCCGGTGACCGAGGTCGCCTTTGGTGCGGGATTTTCTTCGATCCGCCGTTTTAACGACGCCTTCAAAGAGCGTTTTAAAAAATCACCCAGCGAAGTGCGCCGACATAAATCAAAAACGGAGGGGGCATTGAAGATCTCTTTACCTTACAGACCGCCGTTTGATTTTGCCGGGCTCATGACGTCCTATGAGAATCATCGCATGGGCGACCTCGAGTGGTTCAGTGACGGAAAGATGCATCGCCTGATTGCGATGGATGGCAAGACGGGACAGGTGAGTATTGCCAACGACGCGGAGCAAGCGGCGCTGATTATTGAAATCGATTTTCCGGACACTGCAAAAATTCAACACATTGTCTCGCGTGTGCGAGGGATGTTTGATTTAGATTCGGATCCCGTCGTGATTGCCAACGCGCTGGAAGCCGATCCAGAAATTAAAAAATTACTTAAAAAGTTTCCGGGCATTCGCCTGCCGTCGGGTTGGGATCCGTTTGAAGTTTCGATTGCCGCGATCCTCGGGCAGCTTGTCAGTATCGAGCGGGGACGCGCACTTGTGCATGATCTGATTGAGCTCGCCGGTACGGATTCCGGCGTGGTTCGCGAAGGACGAAACGTAAAGCTTTTTCCGACGGCGGAACAAATCCTTGCGGCAGATTTAACCACACTCAAAACCACGGGCATTCGCAAACAGACTCTCAAAGAGTTTGCTCGGGCCATCGCCGAGGGCAGAGTTTCTCTTGAGCCGACTCAAGATGTGAA is a window encoding:
- a CDS encoding DNA-3-methyladenine glycosylase 2 family protein, coding for MAKEDIYYKAMLARDHRFDGKFFIGVKTTGIYCRPICPAKPKRENVEFFANHLAAEKAGYRPCLRCRPESAPQSPAWIGTSAVVQRAVKVLHTEQAVNFDEDAFAGLFGVSARHLRRLFVDEIGKTPKQLAFENRLNLARKLLVETSLPVTEVAFGAGFSSIRRFNDAFKERFKKSPSEVRRHKSKTEGALKISLPYRPPFDFAGLMTSYENHRMGDLEWFSDGKMHRLIAMDGKTGQVSIANDAEQAALIIEIDFPDTAKIQHIVSRVRGMFDLDSDPVVIANALEADPEIKKLLKKFPGIRLPSGWDPFEVSIAAILGQLVSIERGRALVHDLIELAGTDSGVVREGRNVKLFPTAEQILAADLTTLKTTGIRKQTLKEFARAIAEGRVSLEPTQDVNEFMKKLLDLRGIGPWTANYIALKALRSTDTFPGSDLILARALELHPEEVINKMSPWRGYVASLLWRSYTGTLKKPKGGTK